A genome region from Sphingobium sp. CR2-8 includes the following:
- the leuD gene encoding 3-isopropylmalate dehydratase small subunit: MRKFTTLRGIAAALPLANVDTDKILPGSFLKTISREGLGRHLFHAMRFDVDGAERPDFVLNGSPWRNASLLITLDNFGCGSSREHAPWALADFGIRCIIAPSFADIFYNNCFKNGILPIILDRTQVDMLLALASDPRTATMSVDLPAQQLLPENSAPIEFAISPGRKETLLLGLDEIGATLALADQIDRWETGMAIISPPIAADARLID; this comes from the coding sequence ATGCGTAAGTTCACCACTCTTCGGGGTATAGCTGCCGCCCTGCCGCTGGCGAATGTCGACACCGACAAAATCCTTCCAGGCAGCTTTCTCAAGACCATCAGCCGCGAGGGCTTGGGACGCCACCTCTTCCACGCCATGCGCTTCGACGTCGATGGCGCAGAGCGGCCCGACTTCGTACTCAATGGATCGCCATGGCGGAACGCCAGCCTTCTGATCACGCTGGACAATTTCGGCTGCGGATCCAGCCGTGAACATGCGCCATGGGCGCTGGCGGATTTTGGGATCCGCTGCATCATCGCCCCAAGCTTCGCGGACATTTTTTACAATAATTGTTTCAAGAACGGTATTTTGCCGATCATTCTGGATAGAACGCAGGTGGATATGCTCCTTGCGCTAGCGAGCGACCCCAGGACGGCCACGATGAGCGTGGACTTGCCTGCGCAGCAATTGCTTCCTGAGAATAGTGCGCCGATCGAATTTGCCATCAGCCCCGGGCGCAAGGAAACACTCCTGCTAGGTCTGGACGAGATCGGCGCTACCCTGGCACTTGCTGACCAAATCGATCGCTGGGAGACGGGAATGGCGATCATTTCGCCGCCCATTGCTGCGGACGCACGCCTGATCGACTGA